From one Electrophorus electricus isolate fEleEle1 chromosome 20, fEleEle1.pri, whole genome shotgun sequence genomic stretch:
- the trpc4apa gene encoding transient receptor potential cation channel, subfamily C, member 4 associated protein a isoform X1: protein MATLLGPESPWTERNKIYRSRNILTRIRQSQIAGRGFSRGTQLPEALLQERDNRARWHGIPVLVQELYASSHLNSDFSRTRTVLKELSSLLSMEAMSFVTEDRKTAQESTFPNTYTFDLFGGVDLLVDILMRPTLTSMKKNKMNDDLVKDCLSVLYNCCICTEGVTKSLAARDDFVFFLFTLMTNKKIFLQTATLIEDILGVKKEMIQLDGIPNLPGLVQSFDQQQLANFCRILSVTISEPDVGNDDKHTLLAKNAQQKRNTSPSRAEHNQVTLLNIPGFIERLCKLATRKVSEATGVSNFLQELEEWYTWLDNALVLDALVQMATDEVEQSSTESSDESTLATAPLRHRLPQSMKVVNEIMHKVEVLYVLCVLLMGRQRNQVHKMLAEFRLIPGLNSLFDKLIWRKYTAANHVVHGQNENCDCSPEISFKIQFLRLLQSFSDHHENKYLLLNSQELNELSAISLKANIPEVDALVNTDRSLVCDGKKGLLTRLLTVMKREPPDSSFRFWQARAVESFLRGATSYADQMFLLKRGLLEHILFCIIDSGCRSRDVLQSYFDLLGELMKFNVDAFKRFNKYVNTEEKFQAFLSQIDSSLVDSNMLLRCIVLSLDRFENLAEDVRVVEVLSECFLLSFMARVENRLSFLFRLINIINVQTLTQENVSCLNTSLVVLMLARRRGKLPFYLSALREKERAEKYPGCLLNNFHQLLRFWQHHYLNKDKDSTCLENSSCIPFSYWKETVSVLLGEDRTSLCAIASYIDEPYMELDGALLED, encoded by the exons ATGGCGACTTTGCTGGGACCCGAGTCCCCTTGGACAGAGAGGAATAAAATATATCGCAGTCGGAATATTTTAACAAGAATAAGGCAAAGTCAGATTGCAGGTCGAGGCTTCAGCAGAGGGACGCAG CTCCCGGAGGCTCTGCTCCAGGAGAGGGACAACAGAGCCCGCTGGCATGGCATCCCTGTGCTCGTGCAGGAGCTGTACGCTAGCAGTCATCTGAACAGTGACTTCAGTCGCACACGAACTGTGCTCAAG GAGCTGTCTTCCTTGCTCTCAATGGAAGCCATGTCGTTTGTGACAGAGGATAGGAAGACAGCCCAAGAGTCCACCTTCCCAAATACATATACCTTTGACCTCTTTGGAGGAGTGGAT cTTCTGGTTGATATCCTGATGAGACCCACTCTTACCTCaatgaagaaaaataaga TGAACGATGACTTGGTGAAAGACTGCCTCAGTGTACTTTACAACTGCTGCATTTGT ACGGAGGGTGTGACAAAAAGTCTTGCAGCAAGGGATGattttgtcttctttctcttcacATTGATGACCAATAAGAAGATTTTTTTGCAAACTGCTACTCTAATAGAGGACATTCTTGGTGTGAAAAAG GAGATGATCCAGCTGGATGGGATTCCTAACCTGCCTGGTCTGGTTCAGAGTTTTGACCAGCAGCAACTTGCCAACTTCTGCCGCATTCTGTCTGTCACCATCTCGGAGCCAGACGTGGGAAACGATGACAAACACACCCTCCTGGCTAAGAATGCACAGCAGAAACGCAACACCAGCCCCTCCCGTGCTGAGCATAACCAGG TGACCCTTCTGAACATCCCTGGCTTTATCGAGCGCCTCTGTAAGCTGGCAACACGCAAGGTGTCAGAGGCCACAGGCGTGTCCAACTTCCTGCAGGAGCTGGAAGAGTGGTACACATGGCTGGACAATGCCCTGGTGCTGGATGCACTCGTACAGATGGCCACAGATGAAGTGGAACAAAGCAGTACTG AGTCTTCAGATGAGAGCACGCTGGCCACAGCTCCCCTCAGGCATCGTCTGCCTCAGTCCATGAAGGTTGTCAATGAGATCATGCACAAGGTGGAGGTACTCTACGTGCTATGCGTGCTGCTCATGGGTCGACAGAGAAACCAG GTTCACAAAATGTTGGCAGAGTTCCGCCTCATCCCTGGCCTCAACAGTCTGTTTGACAAGCTGATCTGGAGAAAATACACTGCCGCCAACCATGTTGTGCACGGTCAGAACGAGAACTGCGACTGCAGTCCT GAAATATCATTCAAAATCCAGTTCCTCAGGCTTCTCCAGAGTTTCAGTGACCACCATGA GAACAAATACCTGCTCCTGAACAGCCAGGAACTGAACGAGCTCAGCGCCATCTCATTGAAAGCAAACATCCCTGAGGTTGACGCTCTGGTCAACACAGACAG GAGCTTGGTGTGCGATGGTAAGAAGGGGCTTCTTACAAGACTTCTCACTGTTATGAAAAGAGAGCCTCCAGATTCTTCTTTCAG GTTCTGGCAGGCCCGTGCAGTGGAGAGCTTTCTCAGGGGAGCCACTTCATATGCAGACCAGATGTTCCTACTAAAACGAGGTCTGCTGGAG CACATCCTGTTCTGCATCATTGACAGTGGGTGTAGGTCCAGAGACGTGTTGCAGAGTTACTTTGATCTGCTGGGAGAGCTCATGAAGTTCAATGTTGATGCCTTTAAGAGGTTCAACAAATATGTGAACACAGAGGAGAAG TTTCAGGCCTTCCTGAGTCAGATCGACAGCTCTCTGGTTGACTCCAATATGCTGCTGCGCTGTATCGTGCTGTCTCTGGACCGCTTCGAGAACCTGGCTGAGGATGTGCGAG TAGTTGAAGTGCTCTCCGAGTGCTTTCTCTTGTCCTTCATGGCTCGAGTGGAGAACAGACTGTCCTTTCTCTTTCGTCTGATCAACATCATCAATGTACAGACTCTTACCCAG GAGAATGTGAGTTGTCTAAACACCAGTCTGGTGGTGCTGATGCTGGCACGAAGGAGAGGCAAGCTTCCCTTCTACCTGAGCGCTCTGCGTGAGAAGGAGCGTGCAGAGAAATACCCTGGCTGCCTGCTCAACAACTTCCACCAACTGCTGCGCTTCTGGCAGCATCATTACCTCAACAAAGACAAGGACAGCACCTGCCTTGAGAAT AGCTCCTGCATTCCTTTCAGTTACTGGAAGGAAACGGTCTCGGTTCTTCTTGGTGAAGACAGGACTTCCCTTTGTGCCATAGCCAGCTACATCGATGAGCCATACATGGAATTGGATGGGGCTCTGCTTGAGGATTAA
- the trpc4apa gene encoding transient receptor potential cation channel, subfamily C, member 4 associated protein a isoform X2 has protein sequence MEAMSFVTEDRKTAQESTFPNTYTFDLFGGVDLLVDILMRPTLTSMKKNKMNDDLVKDCLSVLYNCCICTEGVTKSLAARDDFVFFLFTLMTNKKIFLQTATLIEDILGVKKEMIQLDGIPNLPGLVQSFDQQQLANFCRILSVTISEPDVGNDDKHTLLAKNAQQKRNTSPSRAEHNQVTLLNIPGFIERLCKLATRKVSEATGVSNFLQELEEWYTWLDNALVLDALVQMATDEVEQSSTESSDESTLATAPLRHRLPQSMKVVNEIMHKVEVLYVLCVLLMGRQRNQVHKMLAEFRLIPGLNSLFDKLIWRKYTAANHVVHGQNENCDCSPEISFKIQFLRLLQSFSDHHENKYLLLNSQELNELSAISLKANIPEVDALVNTDRSLVCDGKKGLLTRLLTVMKREPPDSSFRFWQARAVESFLRGATSYADQMFLLKRGLLEHILFCIIDSGCRSRDVLQSYFDLLGELMKFNVDAFKRFNKYVNTEEKFQAFLSQIDSSLVDSNMLLRCIVLSLDRFENLAEDVRVVEVLSECFLLSFMARVENRLSFLFRLINIINVQTLTQENVSCLNTSLVVLMLARRRGKLPFYLSALREKERAEKYPGCLLNNFHQLLRFWQHHYLNKDKDSTCLENSSCIPFSYWKETVSVLLGEDRTSLCAIASYIDEPYMELDGALLED, from the exons ATGGAAGCCATGTCGTTTGTGACAGAGGATAGGAAGACAGCCCAAGAGTCCACCTTCCCAAATACATATACCTTTGACCTCTTTGGAGGAGTGGAT cTTCTGGTTGATATCCTGATGAGACCCACTCTTACCTCaatgaagaaaaataaga TGAACGATGACTTGGTGAAAGACTGCCTCAGTGTACTTTACAACTGCTGCATTTGT ACGGAGGGTGTGACAAAAAGTCTTGCAGCAAGGGATGattttgtcttctttctcttcacATTGATGACCAATAAGAAGATTTTTTTGCAAACTGCTACTCTAATAGAGGACATTCTTGGTGTGAAAAAG GAGATGATCCAGCTGGATGGGATTCCTAACCTGCCTGGTCTGGTTCAGAGTTTTGACCAGCAGCAACTTGCCAACTTCTGCCGCATTCTGTCTGTCACCATCTCGGAGCCAGACGTGGGAAACGATGACAAACACACCCTCCTGGCTAAGAATGCACAGCAGAAACGCAACACCAGCCCCTCCCGTGCTGAGCATAACCAGG TGACCCTTCTGAACATCCCTGGCTTTATCGAGCGCCTCTGTAAGCTGGCAACACGCAAGGTGTCAGAGGCCACAGGCGTGTCCAACTTCCTGCAGGAGCTGGAAGAGTGGTACACATGGCTGGACAATGCCCTGGTGCTGGATGCACTCGTACAGATGGCCACAGATGAAGTGGAACAAAGCAGTACTG AGTCTTCAGATGAGAGCACGCTGGCCACAGCTCCCCTCAGGCATCGTCTGCCTCAGTCCATGAAGGTTGTCAATGAGATCATGCACAAGGTGGAGGTACTCTACGTGCTATGCGTGCTGCTCATGGGTCGACAGAGAAACCAG GTTCACAAAATGTTGGCAGAGTTCCGCCTCATCCCTGGCCTCAACAGTCTGTTTGACAAGCTGATCTGGAGAAAATACACTGCCGCCAACCATGTTGTGCACGGTCAGAACGAGAACTGCGACTGCAGTCCT GAAATATCATTCAAAATCCAGTTCCTCAGGCTTCTCCAGAGTTTCAGTGACCACCATGA GAACAAATACCTGCTCCTGAACAGCCAGGAACTGAACGAGCTCAGCGCCATCTCATTGAAAGCAAACATCCCTGAGGTTGACGCTCTGGTCAACACAGACAG GAGCTTGGTGTGCGATGGTAAGAAGGGGCTTCTTACAAGACTTCTCACTGTTATGAAAAGAGAGCCTCCAGATTCTTCTTTCAG GTTCTGGCAGGCCCGTGCAGTGGAGAGCTTTCTCAGGGGAGCCACTTCATATGCAGACCAGATGTTCCTACTAAAACGAGGTCTGCTGGAG CACATCCTGTTCTGCATCATTGACAGTGGGTGTAGGTCCAGAGACGTGTTGCAGAGTTACTTTGATCTGCTGGGAGAGCTCATGAAGTTCAATGTTGATGCCTTTAAGAGGTTCAACAAATATGTGAACACAGAGGAGAAG TTTCAGGCCTTCCTGAGTCAGATCGACAGCTCTCTGGTTGACTCCAATATGCTGCTGCGCTGTATCGTGCTGTCTCTGGACCGCTTCGAGAACCTGGCTGAGGATGTGCGAG TAGTTGAAGTGCTCTCCGAGTGCTTTCTCTTGTCCTTCATGGCTCGAGTGGAGAACAGACTGTCCTTTCTCTTTCGTCTGATCAACATCATCAATGTACAGACTCTTACCCAG GAGAATGTGAGTTGTCTAAACACCAGTCTGGTGGTGCTGATGCTGGCACGAAGGAGAGGCAAGCTTCCCTTCTACCTGAGCGCTCTGCGTGAGAAGGAGCGTGCAGAGAAATACCCTGGCTGCCTGCTCAACAACTTCCACCAACTGCTGCGCTTCTGGCAGCATCATTACCTCAACAAAGACAAGGACAGCACCTGCCTTGAGAAT AGCTCCTGCATTCCTTTCAGTTACTGGAAGGAAACGGTCTCGGTTCTTCTTGGTGAAGACAGGACTTCCCTTTGTGCCATAGCCAGCTACATCGATGAGCCATACATGGAATTGGATGGGGCTCTGCTTGAGGATTAA